The following are encoded together in the Pleurocapsa sp. FMAR1 genome:
- a CDS encoding sulfotransferase family protein, with the protein MTEKQNYLFISGCPRSGTTALVNLLNHHPLIAIGMERYKHYATKENIHKINPDAFSSEYFFDLKKEQTNIMWETFYKNLVSKYQLRTNVLLGDKYPHYYQFYDQINEQFNNVKWIFIIRDVVDVALSYNVRAANPQDHWPENADYRKAVIHWNDSLSKTWKYIKNSQQDNLFVCEYERLFAYDRDHFDALIDFLEIDSNFEFESLYSQSTKNWEQRQSRKAQIDNQQLEYINAHANIKLKDNLLHKFDLSKR; encoded by the coding sequence ATGACTGAAAAACAAAATTATTTATTTATTTCTGGATGCCCTCGCTCTGGAACAACTGCCCTAGTTAATTTGCTTAATCATCATCCCTTAATTGCGATCGGCATGGAAAGATACAAGCATTACGCTACTAAAGAAAATATTCATAAAATTAATCCTGATGCTTTTAGTTCAGAATATTTCTTCGATCTAAAAAAAGAACAAACCAATATAATGTGGGAGACATTTTATAAAAATTTGGTTTCCAAATATCAGCTACGTACTAATGTACTTTTAGGAGATAAATATCCCCATTATTATCAGTTTTACGATCAAATAAATGAACAGTTTAATAATGTTAAATGGATTTTTATTATTAGAGATGTTGTAGATGTAGCCTTATCTTATAATGTTAGAGCTGCTAATCCTCAAGATCACTGGCCAGAAAATGCCGATTATAGAAAAGCAGTAATTCATTGGAATGACTCTTTATCTAAAACCTGGAAATACATTAAGAATAGTCAGCAAGACAATCTGTTTGTCTGTGAATATGAAAGGCTTTTTGCTTATGATCGCGATCACTTTGACGCATTGATCGATTTTCTAGAAATAGATAGTAATTTTGAGTTTGAGTCGCTCTATAGCCAATCGACTAAAAACTGGGAGCAAAGGCAAAGTCGTAAAGCCCAAATTGATAATCAGCAGCTAGAGTATATCAATGCTCACGCCAATATAAAGCTAAAAGATAACTTATTGCATAAGTTTGATTTAAGCAAAAGATAA
- a CDS encoding glycosyltransferase family 4 protein: MSNSLLINLSVLFDQPTGIATYAKNVIHSLDSLNPTLLSSQDFAGFECYPIPENMTPAQGSKGHLKRLFWTQFGLPEIYKKLKANLIYSTIPEAPLYSQCRSVVMCHDLIPLRFPRATSPLTNYFRYVVPLVLRQAEHIICNSESTAKDIVDFYGIAANKITPILLGYDRANFYPRVSTSPKQPYFLYLGRQDTYKNLQGLITAFADIPNSDYHLAIAGSTDLRFTPRLKQQVKELKIEERVIWLDYLDYQELPVIISGAIALVFPTLWEGFGLPALEAMACGTPVITSNLASLPEITGDAAILIDPYNTNSITSAMIEMGKNQEMRSQLSKKSIQQAQKFTWAKTGMATKEVLEQYLDR; the protein is encoded by the coding sequence TTGTCCAATTCATTATTAATCAACTTATCTGTTCTATTCGATCAACCTACGGGGATTGCTACCTATGCCAAAAATGTTATTCATAGTCTTGACAGCCTAAATCCTACTCTTTTGTCTTCTCAAGATTTTGCTGGTTTTGAGTGTTATCCTATTCCTGAGAATATGACACCCGCCCAAGGAAGCAAAGGGCATCTCAAGCGTTTATTTTGGACTCAGTTTGGGCTACCTGAGATCTATAAAAAATTAAAAGCAAATTTAATCTATTCGACTATACCCGAAGCACCTCTGTATAGCCAGTGTCGCTCCGTGGTTATGTGTCATGACTTAATTCCTTTGCGTTTTCCCCGCGCCACCTCTCCTCTAACCAACTACTTTCGCTATGTTGTCCCGCTAGTATTAAGACAAGCCGAACATATTATTTGTAATTCTGAATCTACAGCAAAAGATATCGTTGATTTTTATGGCATTGCTGCTAATAAGATTACGCCAATTTTATTAGGCTATGATCGCGCCAATTTTTATCCCAGAGTATCAACCTCTCCCAAGCAGCCTTATTTTTTATATCTTGGTCGTCAGGATACTTACAAGAATTTGCAGGGTTTAATTACTGCTTTTGCAGACATACCCAATTCAGACTATCATTTAGCGATCGCTGGTTCAACCGACCTCCGTTTTACCCCCAGGCTTAAGCAACAGGTAAAGGAATTAAAGATTGAAGAGCGTGTTATTTGGCTAGATTACCTAGACTATCAGGAGTTACCCGTGATTATCAGTGGTGCGATCGCGCTTGTTTTTCCGACGCTTTGGGAGGGGTTTGGACTTCCTGCCCTAGAAGCAATGGCTTGTGGAACTCCTGTAATTACCTCTAATTTGGCTTCTCTACCTGAGATTACGGGAGATGCTGCAATTTTAATCGATCCTTACAATACCAATTCCATAACCTCGGCGATGATTGAGATGGGAAAAAATCAGGAGATGCGATCGCAATTGAGCAAAAAAAGCATTCAACAAGCGCAAAAGTTTACCTGGGCAAAAACAGGCATGGCTACCAAAGAAGTCTTAGAACAATATCTTGATAGATAA
- a CDS encoding class I SAM-dependent methyltransferase: MIQESLVEKLKTYQSKLEYSKIAQLLTSSLKENSSKVNKQVFGYIPNLFREITINKSEKGINSSEIFIGEPVVYKIYFPSELTIDNIPFFYLFCYLQDDCRELNVYFQSAAKMDISLSQKDYSLDKEKVIFEGIMSAFTDNISTICISDPGHFLPGLMSSFYVGTQELNYTELISIVIESICSNVHVSLQNTLLFGSSAGAMGALLTSTYFNQKVQVLSINSQIHTYGLTKVMKTLLGTDDRQTLLNKFGDRVCCRHRFKKNINSVPNIYLLANINDNLHNRNFDFYRLYQELFSGKNQGNQSVFDSYDGVEGHGRPDKASLKKKIKIAKEVLTMKAITANKTSLTSTKLEKIQQRRQYIKKVINNLLETEVLEIGAFDKPTFTKSDANIYYCDYFSKEELAKNHSNIKPQRAKNAVDVDYVIKGERYSDCIDKKFDLVIANHVIEHIPNIIKWLQDISLILKKDGFLFLTIPHKEYTFDKLRSLTSSEELILNNLHNLKAPNIHQICDQLYYHRPIKADDVWNNNYQHLLEKNRFRNAKDAMDEAQKRLNENVYVDVHCNVFTYESFANVMNELRCAQYIPLQLHSSRDVTRPHNEFYVFLKN, from the coding sequence ATGATTCAAGAAAGCCTAGTTGAAAAATTAAAAACATATCAAAGTAAACTAGAATATTCAAAAATAGCTCAGTTGTTAACTTCTTCCCTGAAGGAAAACTCAAGTAAAGTTAATAAGCAAGTATTTGGCTACATACCCAATTTGTTTAGAGAAATTACCATTAATAAATCAGAAAAAGGGATAAATTCATCTGAAATATTTATTGGTGAGCCAGTAGTATATAAAATCTACTTTCCTTCAGAATTGACAATAGACAATATCCCTTTTTTTTACTTGTTTTGTTACTTACAAGATGATTGTCGCGAATTGAATGTTTACTTTCAAAGCGCTGCAAAAATGGATATATCTTTGTCTCAAAAAGATTATAGTTTAGATAAAGAAAAGGTGATTTTCGAGGGTATTATGTCTGCTTTTACAGATAATATCTCCACAATATGTATTAGCGATCCAGGTCATTTCCTTCCTGGATTAATGTCTAGTTTCTATGTAGGAACTCAAGAATTAAACTATACTGAATTAATTAGTATAGTTATTGAAAGTATTTGTAGCAATGTACACGTAAGTTTGCAGAATACACTATTGTTTGGTTCATCTGCTGGTGCTATGGGTGCTTTATTAACTAGCACTTATTTTAATCAGAAAGTTCAAGTTTTATCAATAAATAGTCAGATACATACGTATGGTCTAACCAAGGTTATGAAAACTTTGCTTGGAACAGATGATCGCCAAACGCTGCTTAACAAATTTGGCGATCGCGTTTGCTGTCGACATAGATTTAAAAAAAATATAAATAGCGTACCAAATATATATTTATTAGCCAATATTAATGATAATTTGCATAATAGAAATTTCGATTTTTATCGGCTATATCAAGAATTATTTTCTGGAAAAAATCAGGGAAATCAGTCTGTTTTCGATAGTTATGACGGTGTTGAAGGTCATGGTCGTCCCGACAAAGCTTCATTAAAGAAAAAAATTAAAATTGCCAAAGAAGTTTTGACTATGAAGGCCATAACCGCTAATAAGACTTCACTTACATCTACAAAACTAGAGAAAATTCAACAAAGACGTCAATACATTAAAAAAGTCATCAATAATTTATTAGAAACAGAAGTACTTGAGATAGGAGCGTTTGATAAGCCTACATTTACTAAAAGTGATGCAAATATATATTATTGTGATTATTTTTCCAAAGAGGAATTAGCTAAAAATCATTCTAATATTAAGCCTCAACGAGCCAAAAATGCTGTAGATGTAGACTATGTTATCAAAGGTGAACGTTATAGCGACTGCATTGATAAAAAGTTTGATTTAGTAATAGCCAATCACGTTATTGAACATATTCCCAACATTATTAAGTGGTTACAAGATATATCTTTAATTTTGAAAAAAGATGGATTTTTGTTTTTAACAATACCTCATAAGGAATATACTTTTGATAAGCTGCGATCATTAACATCTTCAGAAGAGTTGATTCTTAATAATCTGCATAATTTGAAAGCTCCCAATATTCATCAAATCTGCGATCAGCTTTATTATCATAGACCAATTAAAGCTGATGATGTCTGGAATAATAATTATCAGCATTTATTAGAAAAAAATCGCTTTCGTAACGCTAAAGATGCTATGGATGAAGCTCAAAAAAGGTTGAACGAAAATGTTTATGTTGATGTACATTGTAATGTTTTCACCTATGAATCTTTTGCTAATGTTATGAATGAACTACGGTGCGCACAATATATACCATTACAATTACATTCATCGCGTGATGTAACAAGACCCCATAATGAATTTTACGTATTCTTAAAAAACTAG
- a CDS encoding glycosyltransferase, which yields MNSQTKTESNLSEQIDYLHTQAAKKHKQGELASAVDFYLQSIKVDRKQPSWIYGNAITLLNQLGKVNEALEIGKIALKVDANSDEILRALGSVYKSNGNSLNSIKFYQQAIEINHSQPIWVYEHLIESLIQQNDLSQALKYGTLGTKINPESCWLKYHLGNIFFEQERWSKACELYIQILEVEPDFLNVADKLNEATSYQANQVSNVDAQVPNITPEKNPQSNLEELETTVVNSGSSFVAEITQVSLGGFIQGWAIDNFNPEETLEIRVVVDRQPIGKVKAEQKVVVTTKQNLRGIPKEFKLLIPATLLDDREHQFELIYLKDKQSTTTQIKVPRRGVGHITKWQNNCISGWALADGHTKSSANLDVYIDNIFYTEIQANKSQKDLLKNGLGNGKNGFEILLPLLQEKKSYQIGVFFQGTKTHLQKSPIYLEYKNSSTPAQSLFLAGIDSISTGGILNAWAIDSVNPDSQLKIKIYADGNPIGVVKATEDYPLVGGLCTATPKKLQIQLPYTLLDDREHQFELFLLDKKQNEAQSIKSRIIVPRQNIGRIDGWNENCVTGWAIPEGHVGAAMLDVYIDGTFYQEIKANTSRKDLLKYNLGNGNNGFEFALPLPPENKETYKIDIFFKGTPQKLQRSPISISFAPESESLYKQQKGRFSLLYRGKNNLHRDLTIVIPVFNAYEELCLCLKSVFKYTSLKAKLVIINDCSTDQRIPELLVWAGSHPNVTVMSNEENMGYTRTINRGINFAENDDIVLLNSDTVVGPHWLQNLSSAVYHQPDIATATAISDNSGAFSVPDVGRANDFPLWLAKEEMVRAISQNSKIVYPETPTGSGFCIYIRREVFREIGIFDEINFPRGYGEENDFCMRAVRAGWRNIVDDRTLVYHVRSASFRDEKTNLYDTGRNVVDERYPDYRGRVGVFVHSPQMNTMRYGVRKLIEGKWSTPVHQPRQRVLYVISTQTGGTPQTNQDLMDGLSDRYHPLVLRCSATEIFLYDTRNEEDVACETVQLQSPITLTAHQSIEYEDIVGDWLIKYSIEILHVRHIAWHSLSLCRVAKRLGITVIFSFHDFYAVCPTVNLLDENQVFCGGNCTKTEADCQVPLWKKHNHTRRLKHSFINAWREMIADMLPYADAFVTTSASTKKLLEDIYPELKQRDFAVIPHGRDFRQLTSKGNTFSVSYPLDSEPLRILFPGNIQSAKGADLIAQIKALDIENRLELHFLGTKADVLNAQVGTYHGRYQRENFAQLVSQIKPHYIGIFSIWPETYCHTLTESWASGVPVIAIALGAVEERIKQHGGGWLIEPSLKAELVYAKLLQIAADSEAYMSKIGEVNRWQLFYGRQNTIATMAQKYHHLYQRVLSSSLPFVDHLVSTQYIKVGVFVHRNANNQSNPSTHIRVLEWLKCHAVAQKIHFQFIDIDSFLYDRLNTLEIDLMLVQRNTIKSYLAERFIQQCRERNLPIVLEIDDDLFNVPLAKDPTGVYAQTAVGIKAIAQAASTVIVSTQPLKAKISQYNSNIVVIPNVIPEYAWFRPIEAKALNQAEGEENVAAQIKILYMGNPTHGEDLALIKPVFEKLAKEGYPLRLYVIGGETPTKNHESTWYKRIDIPSQCRHYPQFVDWFRSIANNFSLAIAPLVETEFNQCKSPLKFLQYSAIALPSICSNCTPYKEVVESGVNGFLVDNSEAAWHQALIKSINNPQELDRVAANAQKLILDKYLMSHYAETYISIFQKSLAGS from the coding sequence ATGAATAGCCAAACCAAAACTGAATCAAATTTATCTGAGCAGATTGACTATTTACATACTCAAGCAGCAAAAAAACATAAGCAAGGTGAATTAGCTTCAGCAGTAGATTTCTATTTACAGTCAATTAAAGTAGATCGAAAGCAGCCATCATGGATTTATGGGAATGCAATTACTTTACTCAATCAGTTGGGAAAAGTAAATGAAGCATTAGAAATTGGTAAAATAGCCTTAAAAGTTGATGCTAATAGTGACGAAATATTGCGTGCTTTAGGTAGCGTCTATAAAAGTAATGGAAATTCCCTGAACAGTATAAAGTTTTATCAGCAGGCAATTGAAATAAATCATAGCCAACCAATCTGGGTGTATGAACATTTAATCGAGAGCCTGATTCAACAAAACGATTTGTCACAGGCACTTAAATATGGAACGCTGGGTACTAAAATCAATCCTGAATCCTGTTGGTTAAAATATCATCTAGGGAATATTTTTTTCGAGCAAGAAAGATGGTCAAAAGCCTGTGAACTATATATCCAAATATTAGAGGTTGAGCCAGATTTTCTTAATGTAGCCGATAAACTAAATGAAGCTACAAGTTATCAAGCAAACCAAGTATCAAACGTAGATGCTCAAGTACCAAATATCACGCCAGAGAAAAATCCTCAATCTAATTTAGAAGAATTAGAAACCACTGTTGTCAACTCAGGTAGTAGTTTTGTAGCTGAAATTACTCAGGTGAGCTTAGGTGGATTTATTCAAGGTTGGGCAATAGATAACTTTAATCCTGAAGAAACTTTAGAAATTAGAGTGGTTGTGGATAGGCAACCGATTGGCAAAGTAAAAGCCGAGCAAAAAGTTGTGGTAACTACCAAGCAAAATCTTAGAGGAATACCCAAAGAATTTAAACTATTAATTCCTGCCACTTTATTAGACGATCGAGAGCATCAATTTGAATTAATTTACCTTAAAGATAAGCAATCAACAACTACTCAGATTAAAGTGCCTCGCCGCGGTGTAGGACATATTACTAAATGGCAAAATAACTGTATATCGGGATGGGCTTTAGCTGATGGTCATACAAAGTCTTCAGCAAACTTAGATGTATATATAGACAATATTTTTTATACAGAAATCCAGGCAAATAAATCTCAAAAGGACTTACTCAAAAATGGCTTGGGTAATGGCAAAAATGGATTTGAAATTCTTTTACCGCTTCTGCAAGAAAAAAAGTCTTATCAAATAGGTGTATTTTTCCAAGGAACTAAAACCCATTTACAAAAAAGTCCTATTTATCTAGAATACAAAAACTCTAGCACTCCTGCTCAATCTCTATTTTTAGCAGGTATTGATAGTATAAGTACAGGGGGGATACTAAACGCTTGGGCAATTGATAGCGTTAATCCTGATAGCCAACTCAAAATTAAAATTTATGCTGATGGTAATCCCATCGGCGTAGTTAAAGCTACTGAAGACTATCCATTGGTTGGGGGACTTTGCACTGCAACACCTAAAAAGCTGCAAATACAGCTACCGTATACGTTACTAGATGATCGAGAGCATCAGTTTGAATTATTTCTTCTAGACAAAAAGCAAAATGAAGCGCAGTCAATCAAATCAAGAATTATAGTTCCCCGTCAAAACATTGGTCGCATTGATGGCTGGAATGAGAATTGCGTAACTGGTTGGGCAATTCCAGAAGGTCATGTTGGTGCTGCGATGTTAGATGTTTATATTGATGGAACTTTCTATCAAGAAATCAAGGCAAATACATCAAGAAAAGATTTACTTAAATATAATCTGGGTAATGGCAATAATGGATTTGAATTTGCTTTACCATTGCCGCCAGAAAACAAAGAAACTTATAAGATAGATATATTTTTTAAGGGAACGCCACAAAAGCTGCAAAGAAGCCCGATAAGTATTAGCTTTGCACCTGAATCTGAATCTTTGTACAAACAGCAGAAAGGTCGATTTTCCCTTCTTTATCGAGGTAAAAACAATCTTCATCGTGACTTAACAATTGTTATTCCCGTATTCAATGCCTATGAAGAATTGTGTTTATGCCTTAAGTCGGTATTTAAATACACTTCTTTAAAAGCCAAGCTGGTAATTATAAATGACTGTAGTACAGATCAAAGGATCCCTGAACTTTTAGTTTGGGCAGGCAGCCATCCTAATGTTACCGTCATGTCTAACGAAGAAAACATGGGCTACACCAGAACTATTAATCGGGGCATAAATTTTGCCGAAAATGATGATATTGTTCTGCTGAATAGCGATACTGTGGTTGGTCCGCACTGGCTACAAAATTTAAGTTCGGCGGTTTATCATCAACCAGATATTGCCACTGCCACCGCTATTTCTGATAACTCTGGAGCATTTTCTGTTCCTGATGTAGGTCGTGCCAACGACTTTCCTCTTTGGTTAGCCAAAGAAGAGATGGTTCGCGCTATTAGTCAAAATAGTAAGATTGTTTATCCTGAAACACCGACTGGAAGCGGATTTTGTATTTATATTCGACGGGAGGTTTTTCGTGAAATTGGCATCTTTGATGAAATTAATTTTCCCAGAGGCTATGGGGAAGAAAATGACTTCTGTATGCGTGCAGTGCGCGCTGGCTGGAGAAATATAGTCGACGATCGCACCTTAGTATATCATGTGCGATCGGCAAGCTTTCGCGATGAAAAAACTAATCTATACGATACGGGGCGTAACGTAGTGGACGAACGTTATCCTGACTATCGAGGACGAGTGGGCGTATTTGTTCATTCTCCTCAGATGAACACCATGCGTTATGGAGTGAGAAAGCTAATTGAGGGAAAATGGTCAACTCCCGTGCATCAGCCTCGTCAAAGAGTTCTATATGTTATTTCTACTCAGACTGGGGGAACACCTCAAACCAATCAAGATTTAATGGATGGCTTGAGCGATCGCTATCATCCTTTAGTTTTGCGCTGTAGTGCTACAGAAATCTTTCTTTACGATACCAGGAATGAAGAAGATGTTGCCTGTGAAACTGTGCAACTACAGTCGCCCATCACCCTAACGGCACATCAATCTATTGAATACGAAGACATTGTGGGTGATTGGTTAATCAAGTACAGCATCGAAATTCTGCACGTAAGACATATAGCCTGGCATAGTCTTTCTCTGTGTCGTGTAGCTAAACGGCTAGGAATTACGGTAATCTTTTCTTTTCATGATTTTTATGCTGTATGTCCCACAGTTAACCTGCTGGATGAGAATCAGGTTTTTTGTGGTGGTAACTGCACTAAAACTGAAGCAGACTGTCAAGTACCGCTTTGGAAAAAGCACAATCATACACGCAGGTTAAAACACTCATTTATCAATGCCTGGCGAGAAATGATTGCCGATATGTTGCCCTATGCAGATGCCTTTGTTACCACCTCAGCTTCTACTAAAAAATTACTTGAGGATATTTATCCAGAATTAAAGCAGCGAGATTTTGCAGTTATTCCCCACGGTCGAGACTTTCGCCAACTAACAAGTAAAGGCAATACCTTTTCGGTTAGTTATCCCCTAGACAGCGAACCTTTACGTATTCTCTTTCCAGGTAATATTCAGTCTGCCAAAGGAGCGGATTTAATCGCCCAAATCAAAGCCCTAGATATTGAAAATAGATTAGAGCTTCATTTTTTAGGAACTAAAGCTGATGTTTTAAATGCTCAAGTTGGTACTTACCACGGTCGCTATCAGCGAGAAAATTTTGCTCAATTAGTTAGTCAAATCAAGCCTCATTATATTGGCATCTTTTCTATCTGGCCAGAAACCTATTGCCATACCTTAACCGAATCTTGGGCAAGTGGTGTACCCGTAATTGCGATCGCTTTAGGGGCAGTGGAAGAACGAATTAAACAACATGGCGGTGGCTGGCTAATTGAGCCTAGTTTAAAAGCTGAATTAGTATATGCCAAACTGCTTCAGATAGCTGCTGACAGCGAAGCATACATGAGTAAGATAGGAGAAGTCAATCGTTGGCAGCTATTTTATGGACGGCAAAACACCATTGCCACCATGGCGCAAAAATATCATCATCTCTATCAGCGCGTTTTAAGCTCTTCCTTACCCTTTGTTGATCATTTAGTAAGTACGCAGTATATTAAAGTCGGCGTTTTTGTCCATCGAAATGCCAACAATCAGTCAAATCCTTCTACTCATATTCGAGTTTTAGAGTGGTTAAAATGTCATGCTGTAGCTCAAAAAATACACTTTCAGTTTATTGATATTGATTCTTTCCTATATGACAGATTGAACACCTTGGAAATAGATCTGATGTTGGTACAGCGCAACACAATTAAGTCTTACCTTGCAGAGCGATTTATTCAGCAATGCCGAGAGCGCAATCTACCTATTGTCTTAGAAATTGATGATGATTTGTTTAACGTTCCCTTAGCCAAAGATCCTACGGGGGTTTACGCTCAAACTGCGGTAGGCATAAAAGCGATCGCTCAAGCAGCAAGCACCGTAATAGTTAGTACTCAACCTTTAAAGGCGAAAATAAGCCAGTACAATAGCAATATTGTGGTGATTCCTAACGTTATTCCTGAGTATGCTTGGTTTAGACCTATAGAAGCAAAGGCTTTAAACCAGGCTGAAGGTGAAGAAAATGTTGCCGCCCAAATCAAAATTCTTTATATGGGCAACCCTACCCACGGAGAAGATTTGGCTCTTATCAAACCAGTGTTTGAAAAGCTCGCCAAAGAAGGGTATCCTCTTAGGCTATACGTCATCGGCGGTGAAACCCCAACAAAAAACCATGAATCAACCTGGTATAAGAGAATCGATATTCCTTCCCAATGTCGTCACTATCCTCAATTTGTAGACTGGTTTCGCAGTATTGCTAATAACTTTAGTTTGGCGATCGCACCTCTGGTAGAAACAGAGTTTAATCAGTGCAAAAGCCCGCTGAAGTTCCTCCAGTATTCTGCTATTGCTTTACCTAGTATTTGTAGTAACTGTACTCCTTACAAAGAAGTAGTTGAATCTGGTGTCAATGGATTTTTGGTAGACAATAGTGAGGCTGCATGGCATCAGGCGCTCATTAAATCTATTAATAATCCTCAGGAGTTAGATCGAGTTGCAGCTAATGCTCAAAAACTAATTCTGGATAAATATCTAATGTCTCATTACGCTGAGACTTATATTAGTATTTTCCAAAAATCTTTAGCTGGCAGCTAA
- a CDS encoding tetratricopeptide repeat protein: protein MNNLLTEKAQACFEAGNRLQEQGNFAESIQSYQQAIHIQPDYTQPLFKLAEIYESQKNWSEAIKHYQRLIISEPDNYAPYLKFARTLQRQNHLLRKSGKSKSRDDKIKINNHKSIVAYQKAFAINPEQPVWVYIALGDALNQSDQLDAAICAYQKGVEINPDNSQVCIKLAKALMDQKQVPKAIALYRKAIASQPKQPAQVYIDLSLAFSKDRQFNQALAACYTAIELDPESNSVFNPWANIYKKLYFQQNQTAISLNKKLAQKFKPIVKVYHQAIKLHPDQAQGYFGIAHILLAWQNWDKAIEFLIEALKRNPNWNQIYTSLAYALKMQGDEDSDNIKLCYEKSLVPQTILNKIYQLQNQDIATANELKCLEVETVEPSLEAKIEKTFVVTLTNGRAWRNLVNNSLPNNAVITSSKKLVQEVSTAHNAPLIFCANNYTQPLKLDETVAYLQGIGSSNYYHWMLQVIPQLCLLRQVGIDLESIEKFAFLRLPIRQAFEKETLSLLGIDNSKILETAGHPLIQAKKLIVTSPIKVSPPRKLACDLVRDEFLPHKLSESEARSGFLYLSCQNATKRKIVNESKLIELLASYGFTSLCLESIPFLEQVDLFSKAKVIIAPHGVSLTNLIFCNPGVKVIEIFAPSYSIMCYKAICDYYHLQHYSLIAEGVENLEGRNRDKNINVQLDSLIDLMKLADIM, encoded by the coding sequence ATGAATAATTTACTAACAGAAAAAGCTCAAGCTTGTTTTGAAGCAGGAAATAGATTACAAGAGCAAGGCAATTTTGCCGAATCTATTCAAAGCTACCAGCAGGCAATTCATATTCAACCTGACTATACTCAACCACTATTTAAGTTAGCCGAGATTTATGAGTCTCAAAAAAACTGGTCAGAAGCGATAAAACACTATCAGCGTTTGATAATTTCTGAGCCAGACAATTATGCTCCATACTTGAAATTTGCTAGAACTTTACAAAGGCAAAATCATCTTTTACGTAAAAGCGGGAAGTCAAAGTCAAGGGATGACAAAATAAAGATCAATAATCATAAGTCAATTGTGGCATATCAAAAAGCGTTCGCCATTAACCCAGAACAGCCAGTTTGGGTTTACATTGCTTTGGGAGATGCTTTAAATCAAAGCGATCAATTAGATGCAGCTATCTGTGCTTATCAAAAAGGGGTTGAAATTAACCCAGACAACAGTCAAGTATGTATCAAGCTGGCAAAGGCATTGATGGATCAAAAGCAAGTTCCCAAAGCGATCGCACTGTACCGAAAAGCGATCGCTAGCCAGCCAAAACAGCCTGCACAGGTATATATCGATCTGAGCCTAGCCTTTAGTAAAGATAGGCAATTTAATCAGGCATTGGCTGCCTGCTACACGGCAATTGAATTAGACCCAGAATCTAATTCTGTTTTCAATCCTTGGGCAAACATCTATAAAAAGCTATATTTTCAACAAAATCAGACGGCGATATCACTTAATAAAAAATTAGCACAAAAGTTCAAACCGATTGTCAAAGTCTATCATCAAGCAATAAAACTCCATCCCGATCAGGCTCAAGGCTACTTTGGCATCGCACATATTTTACTAGCATGGCAAAACTGGGATAAAGCCATAGAATTTTTAATAGAGGCTTTAAAAAGAAACCCAAATTGGAATCAAATCTACACGAGTCTTGCCTACGCCTTAAAAATGCAAGGAGATGAAGACTCAGACAATATTAAACTTTGCTATGAAAAATCTCTTGTTCCTCAAACGATTCTCAACAAAATTTATCAGTTGCAAAATCAAGATATAGCAACAGCCAACGAACTAAAGTGTCTAGAAGTAGAAACAGTAGAACCTTCTTTAGAAGCTAAAATAGAAAAGACTTTCGTTGTAACTCTGACCAACGGCAGAGCCTGGAGAAACTTAGTCAATAATAGCCTGCCCAATAATGCGGTGATTACCTCTAGTAAAAAGCTCGTACAAGAAGTCTCAACTGCACATAACGCCCCCCTAATATTTTGTGCAAATAACTATACTCAGCCTCTTAAGCTAGACGAGACTGTAGCTTATTTACAGGGCATTGGTAGCAGCAATTATTATCATTGGATGCTTCAGGTAATTCCTCAGTTGTGTCTGCTACGTCAGGTTGGTATTGATTTAGAATCCATTGAAAAATTTGCTTTTTTGCGATTACCAATTCGTCAGGCTTTTGAAAAGGAAACCCTAAGCTTGTTGGGTATTGATAATTCAAAAATTCTTGAAACTGCTGGACATCCATTGATCCAGGCAAAAAAATTAATAGTCACCTCTCCTATCAAAGTTTCTCCGCCTAGAAAACTAGCTTGTGACTTAGTTAGAGATGAATTTTTGCCTCACAAATTATCAGAAAGCGAAGCTAGATCGGGTTTTTTGTATCTCTCTTGTCAAAATGCAACCAAACGCAAAATTGTTAATGAAAGTAAGTTGATTGAACTTTTAGCTAGTTATGGGTTTACAAGTCTTTGCCTAGAATCTATACCATTCTTAGAACAGGTAGACCTATTTTCAAAAGCCAAAGTTATAATAGCCCCTCATGGTGTGTCACTGACTAATCTAATTTTCTGTAATCCTGGTGTAAAAGTAATAGAAATTTTTGCTCCTAGCTATTCTATTATGTGCTATAAAGCTATTTGCGATTATTATCATCTTCAACATTATTCTTTAATTGCTGAAGGTGTTGAAAACTTAGAAGGCAGGAATCGCGACAAAAATATCAATGTTCAGCTTGATTCTTTGATAGACTTGATGAAGCTTGCTGATATTATGTAG